In the genome of Hippoglossus hippoglossus isolate fHipHip1 chromosome 4, fHipHip1.pri, whole genome shotgun sequence, one region contains:
- the osbpl9 gene encoding oxysterol-binding protein-related protein 9 isoform X7 produces the protein MSIGGRHPEAETGFVPSVQDFDKKLAEADAYLQILIDQLKLFDEKIKDCKEDESRRKIENLKETTCSMVESIKHCIVLLQIAKDQSNEQQHANGLISTINPVDGIFQPPLDNPVDNSTMPTQNTLPTDASQVCKSEQRPSTLPVGPVVTVMGSLQTPTPNSTGSGPSGPSSSGTSPGLIPLPSHSVPDFSYSSSEDEFYDADEFYQSTTSPKHCIDPSGPGAAQPLSNKDTALKRPDTTESLNSSMSNGTTEADPFDSHDDRDDDGEGESVEEHKSVIMHLLSQVRLGMDLTKVVLPTFILERRSLLEMYADFFAHPDLFVSIAEQEEPRDRMVQVVKWYLSAFHAGRKGSVAKKPYNPILGEVFYCHWDLPTEAEELPPPTETISEGPVPWSSSNSVCFVAEQVSHHPPISAFYAECLNKKIQFNAHIWTKSKFLGMSIGVHNIGQGCVSCLEHDEHYILNFPNGYGRSILTVPWVELGGECNISCSKSGYSANIVFHTKPFYGGKKHRITAEIFAPNDKKSYCSIEGEWNGVMYAKWASGENTVFIDTRRIGIIKKKVRKLEDQLDYESRRLWRDVTLNLKLKDIDSATDAKHRLEEKQRAEARERKENEQQWETRLFHEDGECWVYDEPLLKRLVSQRQ, from the exons ATGTCCATTGGAGGGAGGCACCCA GAGGCCGAGACAGGATTCGTTCCGAGTGTTCAAGACTTTGATAAGAAGCTCGCTGAAGCTGATGCCTACCTGCAGATTCTGATTGACCAGTTAAAG cTGTTTGATGAGAAGATCAAGGACTGCAAAGAGGATGAATCACGCAGA aaaattgAAAATTTGAAAGAGACTACTTGT agTATGGTAGAGTCCATCAAGCACTGCATTGTACTGCTGCAAATCGCAAAG GACCAAAGTAACGAACAGCAACACGCAAACGGACTTATA AGCACCATCAACCCAGTGGATGGGATCTTCCAGCCACCTCTGGACAACCCTGTAGACAACAGCACGATGCCAACACAGAACACACTACCAACAG ACGCTTCTCAGGTGTGTAAATCAGAGCAACGACCTTCCACGTTACCTGTTGGTCCCGTTGTCACGGTGATGGGCAGTCTGCAAACCCCAACTCCCAACAGCACAG GGAGTGGTCCATCAGGCCCCAGCAGTAGCGGCACCTCCCCGGGTCTCATCCCCCTGCCCTCGCACTCGGTGCCAGATTTCTCCTATTCCTCCAGTGAGGATGAATTCTACGACGCTGATGAGTTTTACCAGAGCACCACTTCCCCCAAACACTGCATAGA TCCCTCAGGGCCTGGAGCCGCCCAGCCCCTCTCTAATAAAGACACGGCGTTGAAACGACCAGACACCACCGAGTCCCTCAACTCGTCCATGTCCAATGGAACCACAGAAGCAG ATCCGTTTGATAGCCATGACGACCGTGATGATGACGGAGAGGGCGAGTCCGTGGAGGAGCACAAGAGCGTCATCATGCATCTGCTGTCACAAGTTCGTTTGGGCATGGACCTCACAAAG GTGGTCCTGCCAACCTTCATCCTAGAGAGGAGATCTTTGTTAGAAATGTACGCAGACTTCTTTGCACATCCCGACTTATTTGTAAG TATCGCTGAGCAGGAGGAGCCCCGGGACCGCATGGTTCAGGTGGTGAAATGGTACCTGTCTGCCTTCCACGCAGGGAGGAAAGGCTCAGTGGCCAAGAAACCTTACAATCCAATCCTGGGAGAAGTTTTCTACTGCCACTGGGATCTGcccacagaggcagaggagctCCCCCCACCCACG GAGACAATATCAGAGGGTCCAGTTCCCTGGTCTTCATCCAACAGCGTGTGTTTTGTGGCAGAGCAGGTCTCTCACCACCCGCCCA TTTCTGCATTTTACGCAGAGTGTTTAAATAAGAAGATCCAGTTCAACGCTCACATCTGGACTAAGTCAAAGTTCTTAGGCATGTCCATAGGTGTCCACAACATCGGCCAAG gCTGTGTATCATGTTTGGAGCATGATGAACATTACATCCTCAACTTCCCTAATGGATacggcag GTCGATCCTGACCGTGCCGTGGGTGGAGCTGGGCGGGGAGTGCAACATCTCCTGCTCCAAGTCGGGCTACAGTGCAAACATAGTGTTCCACACCAAACCCTTCTACGGAGGGAAGAAGCACAGGATCACTGCTGAGATTTT TGCACCTAATGATAAGAAGTCTTACTGCTCCATTGAAGGGGAGTGGAATGGAGTGATGTACGCCAAGTGGGCGTCTGGA GAGAACACAGTGTTCATCGACACTAGGAGGATAGGTATCATcaagaagaaagtgagaaagcTGGAAGACCAGCTTGATTACGAGTCCAGAAG ATTGTGGAGAGACGTGACGCTGAACCTGAAGCTGAAAGACATCGATTCAGCGACAGACGCCAAACATCGGTTGGAGGAGAAACAGCGAGCTGAAGCacgagagaggaaggagaacgAGCAGCAGTGGGAGACGAGG ctatTCCACGAGGACGGCGAGTGCTGGGTCTACGACGAGCCTCTACTAAAGAGATTAGTCTCTCAGAGGCAATGA
- the osbpl9 gene encoding oxysterol-binding protein-related protein 9 isoform X9, producing the protein MVESIKHCIVLLQIAKDQSNEQQHANGLISTINPVDGIFQPPLDNPVDNSTMPTQNTLPTDASQVCKSEQRPSTLPVGPVVTVMGSLQTPTPNSTGSGPSGPSSSGTSPGLIPLPSHSVPDFSYSSSEDEFYDADEFYQSTTSPKHCIDPSGPGAAQPLSNKDTALKRPDTTESLNSSMSNGTTEADPFDSHDDRDDDGEGESVEEHKSVIMHLLSQVRLGMDLTKVVLPTFILERRSLLEMYADFFAHPDLFVSIAEQEEPRDRMVQVVKWYLSAFHAGRKGSVAKKPYNPILGEVFYCHWDLPTEAEELPPPTETISEGPVPWSSSNSVCFVAEQVSHHPPISAFYAECLNKKIQFNAHIWTKSKFLGMSIGVHNIGQGCVSCLEHDEHYILNFPNGYGRSILTVPWVELGGECNISCSKSGYSANIVFHTKPFYGGKKHRITAEIFAPNDKKSYCSIEGEWNGVMYAKWASGENTVFIDTRRIGIIKKKVRKLEDQLDYESRRLWRDVTLNLKLKDIDSATDAKHRLEEKQRAEARERKENEQQWETRLFHEDGECWVYDEPLLKRLVSQRQ; encoded by the exons ATGGTAGAGTCCATCAAGCACTGCATTGTACTGCTGCAAATCGCAAAG GACCAAAGTAACGAACAGCAACACGCAAACGGACTTATA AGCACCATCAACCCAGTGGATGGGATCTTCCAGCCACCTCTGGACAACCCTGTAGACAACAGCACGATGCCAACACAGAACACACTACCAACAG ACGCTTCTCAGGTGTGTAAATCAGAGCAACGACCTTCCACGTTACCTGTTGGTCCCGTTGTCACGGTGATGGGCAGTCTGCAAACCCCAACTCCCAACAGCACAG GGAGTGGTCCATCAGGCCCCAGCAGTAGCGGCACCTCCCCGGGTCTCATCCCCCTGCCCTCGCACTCGGTGCCAGATTTCTCCTATTCCTCCAGTGAGGATGAATTCTACGACGCTGATGAGTTTTACCAGAGCACCACTTCCCCCAAACACTGCATAGA TCCCTCAGGGCCTGGAGCCGCCCAGCCCCTCTCTAATAAAGACACGGCGTTGAAACGACCAGACACCACCGAGTCCCTCAACTCGTCCATGTCCAATGGAACCACAGAAGCAG ATCCGTTTGATAGCCATGACGACCGTGATGATGACGGAGAGGGCGAGTCCGTGGAGGAGCACAAGAGCGTCATCATGCATCTGCTGTCACAAGTTCGTTTGGGCATGGACCTCACAAAG GTGGTCCTGCCAACCTTCATCCTAGAGAGGAGATCTTTGTTAGAAATGTACGCAGACTTCTTTGCACATCCCGACTTATTTGTAAG TATCGCTGAGCAGGAGGAGCCCCGGGACCGCATGGTTCAGGTGGTGAAATGGTACCTGTCTGCCTTCCACGCAGGGAGGAAAGGCTCAGTGGCCAAGAAACCTTACAATCCAATCCTGGGAGAAGTTTTCTACTGCCACTGGGATCTGcccacagaggcagaggagctCCCCCCACCCACG GAGACAATATCAGAGGGTCCAGTTCCCTGGTCTTCATCCAACAGCGTGTGTTTTGTGGCAGAGCAGGTCTCTCACCACCCGCCCA TTTCTGCATTTTACGCAGAGTGTTTAAATAAGAAGATCCAGTTCAACGCTCACATCTGGACTAAGTCAAAGTTCTTAGGCATGTCCATAGGTGTCCACAACATCGGCCAAG gCTGTGTATCATGTTTGGAGCATGATGAACATTACATCCTCAACTTCCCTAATGGATacggcag GTCGATCCTGACCGTGCCGTGGGTGGAGCTGGGCGGGGAGTGCAACATCTCCTGCTCCAAGTCGGGCTACAGTGCAAACATAGTGTTCCACACCAAACCCTTCTACGGAGGGAAGAAGCACAGGATCACTGCTGAGATTTT TGCACCTAATGATAAGAAGTCTTACTGCTCCATTGAAGGGGAGTGGAATGGAGTGATGTACGCCAAGTGGGCGTCTGGA GAGAACACAGTGTTCATCGACACTAGGAGGATAGGTATCATcaagaagaaagtgagaaagcTGGAAGACCAGCTTGATTACGAGTCCAGAAG ATTGTGGAGAGACGTGACGCTGAACCTGAAGCTGAAAGACATCGATTCAGCGACAGACGCCAAACATCGGTTGGAGGAGAAACAGCGAGCTGAAGCacgagagaggaaggagaacgAGCAGCAGTGGGAGACGAGG ctatTCCACGAGGACGGCGAGTGCTGGGTCTACGACGAGCCTCTACTAAAGAGATTAGTCTCTCAGAGGCAATGA
- the osbpl9 gene encoding oxysterol-binding protein-related protein 9 isoform X1, whose product MASIMEGPLSKWTNVMKGWQYRWFVLDYNAGLLSYYTSKDKMMRGSRRGCVRLRGAVIGIDDEDDSTFTITVDQKTFHFQARDADEREKWIHALEGTILRHTLQLREAETGFVPSVQDFDKKLAEADAYLQILIDQLKLFDEKIKDCKEDESRRKIENLKETTCSMVESIKHCIVLLQIAKDQSNEQQHANGLISTINPVDGIFQPPLDNPVDNSTMPTQNTLPTDASQVCKSEQRPSTLPVGPVVTVMGSLQTPTPNSTGSGPSGPSSSGTSPGLIPLPSHSVPDFSYSSSEDEFYDADEFYQSTTSPKHCIDPSGPGAAQPLSNKDTALKRPDTTESLNSSMSNGTTEADPFDSHDDRDDDGEGESVEEHKSVIMHLLSQVRLGMDLTKVVLPTFILERRSLLEMYADFFAHPDLFVSIAEQEEPRDRMVQVVKWYLSAFHAGRKGSVAKKPYNPILGEVFYCHWDLPTEAEELPPPTETISEGPVPWSSSNSVCFVAEQVSHHPPISAFYAECLNKKIQFNAHIWTKSKFLGMSIGVHNIGQGCVSCLEHDEHYILNFPNGYGRSILTVPWVELGGECNISCSKSGYSANIVFHTKPFYGGKKHRITAEIFAPNDKKSYCSIEGEWNGVMYAKWASGENTVFIDTRRIGIIKKKVRKLEDQLDYESRRLWRDVTLNLKLKDIDSATDAKHRLEEKQRAEARERKENEQQWETRLFHEDGECWVYDEPLLKRLVSQRQ is encoded by the exons ATGGCGTCCATCATGGAGGGGCCGCTAAGCAAGTGGACTAACGTCATGAAAGGCTGGCAGTACCGCTGGTTCGTGCTGGACTACAACGCCGGTTTGCTGTCCTACTACACG tcaAAGGACAAGATGATGCGAGGATCCAGAAGAGGCTGTGTGCGACTCAGG GGAGCTGTGATCGGCATCGATGACGAGGACGACAGCACATTCACCATCACTGTGGACCAGAAGACTTTCCATTTCCAAG CCCGAGATGCAGATGAGCGGGAGAAGTGGATCCATGCCTTAGAGGGAACTATCCTTCGTCACACACTCCAACTACGA GAGGCCGAGACAGGATTCGTTCCGAGTGTTCAAGACTTTGATAAGAAGCTCGCTGAAGCTGATGCCTACCTGCAGATTCTGATTGACCAGTTAAAG cTGTTTGATGAGAAGATCAAGGACTGCAAAGAGGATGAATCACGCAGA aaaattgAAAATTTGAAAGAGACTACTTGT agTATGGTAGAGTCCATCAAGCACTGCATTGTACTGCTGCAAATCGCAAAG GACCAAAGTAACGAACAGCAACACGCAAACGGACTTATA AGCACCATCAACCCAGTGGATGGGATCTTCCAGCCACCTCTGGACAACCCTGTAGACAACAGCACGATGCCAACACAGAACACACTACCAACAG ACGCTTCTCAGGTGTGTAAATCAGAGCAACGACCTTCCACGTTACCTGTTGGTCCCGTTGTCACGGTGATGGGCAGTCTGCAAACCCCAACTCCCAACAGCACAG GGAGTGGTCCATCAGGCCCCAGCAGTAGCGGCACCTCCCCGGGTCTCATCCCCCTGCCCTCGCACTCGGTGCCAGATTTCTCCTATTCCTCCAGTGAGGATGAATTCTACGACGCTGATGAGTTTTACCAGAGCACCACTTCCCCCAAACACTGCATAGA TCCCTCAGGGCCTGGAGCCGCCCAGCCCCTCTCTAATAAAGACACGGCGTTGAAACGACCAGACACCACCGAGTCCCTCAACTCGTCCATGTCCAATGGAACCACAGAAGCAG ATCCGTTTGATAGCCATGACGACCGTGATGATGACGGAGAGGGCGAGTCCGTGGAGGAGCACAAGAGCGTCATCATGCATCTGCTGTCACAAGTTCGTTTGGGCATGGACCTCACAAAG GTGGTCCTGCCAACCTTCATCCTAGAGAGGAGATCTTTGTTAGAAATGTACGCAGACTTCTTTGCACATCCCGACTTATTTGTAAG TATCGCTGAGCAGGAGGAGCCCCGGGACCGCATGGTTCAGGTGGTGAAATGGTACCTGTCTGCCTTCCACGCAGGGAGGAAAGGCTCAGTGGCCAAGAAACCTTACAATCCAATCCTGGGAGAAGTTTTCTACTGCCACTGGGATCTGcccacagaggcagaggagctCCCCCCACCCACG GAGACAATATCAGAGGGTCCAGTTCCCTGGTCTTCATCCAACAGCGTGTGTTTTGTGGCAGAGCAGGTCTCTCACCACCCGCCCA TTTCTGCATTTTACGCAGAGTGTTTAAATAAGAAGATCCAGTTCAACGCTCACATCTGGACTAAGTCAAAGTTCTTAGGCATGTCCATAGGTGTCCACAACATCGGCCAAG gCTGTGTATCATGTTTGGAGCATGATGAACATTACATCCTCAACTTCCCTAATGGATacggcag GTCGATCCTGACCGTGCCGTGGGTGGAGCTGGGCGGGGAGTGCAACATCTCCTGCTCCAAGTCGGGCTACAGTGCAAACATAGTGTTCCACACCAAACCCTTCTACGGAGGGAAGAAGCACAGGATCACTGCTGAGATTTT TGCACCTAATGATAAGAAGTCTTACTGCTCCATTGAAGGGGAGTGGAATGGAGTGATGTACGCCAAGTGGGCGTCTGGA GAGAACACAGTGTTCATCGACACTAGGAGGATAGGTATCATcaagaagaaagtgagaaagcTGGAAGACCAGCTTGATTACGAGTCCAGAAG ATTGTGGAGAGACGTGACGCTGAACCTGAAGCTGAAAGACATCGATTCAGCGACAGACGCCAAACATCGGTTGGAGGAGAAACAGCGAGCTGAAGCacgagagaggaaggagaacgAGCAGCAGTGGGAGACGAGG ctatTCCACGAGGACGGCGAGTGCTGGGTCTACGACGAGCCTCTACTAAAGAGATTAGTCTCTCAGAGGCAATGA
- the osbpl9 gene encoding oxysterol-binding protein-related protein 9 isoform X6, protein MAFLHVPVRSFLEGGKAPSKSDHNRTVRRSKSEAAVASDVEAETGFVPSVQDFDKKLAEADAYLQILIDQLKLFDEKIKDCKEDESRRKIENLKETTCSMVESIKHCIVLLQIAKDQSNEQQHANGLISTINPVDGIFQPPLDNPVDNSTMPTQNTLPTDASQVCKSEQRPSTLPVGPVVTVMGSLQTPTPNSTGSGPSGPSSSGTSPGLIPLPSHSVPDFSYSSSEDEFYDADEFYQSTTSPKHCIDPSGPGAAQPLSNKDTALKRPDTTESLNSSMSNGTTEADPFDSHDDRDDDGEGESVEEHKSVIMHLLSQVRLGMDLTKVVLPTFILERRSLLEMYADFFAHPDLFVSIAEQEEPRDRMVQVVKWYLSAFHAGRKGSVAKKPYNPILGEVFYCHWDLPTEAEELPPPTETISEGPVPWSSSNSVCFVAEQVSHHPPISAFYAECLNKKIQFNAHIWTKSKFLGMSIGVHNIGQGCVSCLEHDEHYILNFPNGYGRSILTVPWVELGGECNISCSKSGYSANIVFHTKPFYGGKKHRITAEIFAPNDKKSYCSIEGEWNGVMYAKWASGENTVFIDTRRIGIIKKKVRKLEDQLDYESRRLWRDVTLNLKLKDIDSATDAKHRLEEKQRAEARERKENEQQWETRLFHEDGECWVYDEPLLKRLVSQRQ, encoded by the exons ATGGCTTTTCTTCACGTTCCTGTGAGGTCGTTTTTAGAAGGAGGAAAAGCCCCCTCAAAGTCAGACCACAACAGGACTGTGCGACGCAGCAAGTCCGAAGCAGCGGTAGCATCAGACGTG GAGGCCGAGACAGGATTCGTTCCGAGTGTTCAAGACTTTGATAAGAAGCTCGCTGAAGCTGATGCCTACCTGCAGATTCTGATTGACCAGTTAAAG cTGTTTGATGAGAAGATCAAGGACTGCAAAGAGGATGAATCACGCAGA aaaattgAAAATTTGAAAGAGACTACTTGT agTATGGTAGAGTCCATCAAGCACTGCATTGTACTGCTGCAAATCGCAAAG GACCAAAGTAACGAACAGCAACACGCAAACGGACTTATA AGCACCATCAACCCAGTGGATGGGATCTTCCAGCCACCTCTGGACAACCCTGTAGACAACAGCACGATGCCAACACAGAACACACTACCAACAG ACGCTTCTCAGGTGTGTAAATCAGAGCAACGACCTTCCACGTTACCTGTTGGTCCCGTTGTCACGGTGATGGGCAGTCTGCAAACCCCAACTCCCAACAGCACAG GGAGTGGTCCATCAGGCCCCAGCAGTAGCGGCACCTCCCCGGGTCTCATCCCCCTGCCCTCGCACTCGGTGCCAGATTTCTCCTATTCCTCCAGTGAGGATGAATTCTACGACGCTGATGAGTTTTACCAGAGCACCACTTCCCCCAAACACTGCATAGA TCCCTCAGGGCCTGGAGCCGCCCAGCCCCTCTCTAATAAAGACACGGCGTTGAAACGACCAGACACCACCGAGTCCCTCAACTCGTCCATGTCCAATGGAACCACAGAAGCAG ATCCGTTTGATAGCCATGACGACCGTGATGATGACGGAGAGGGCGAGTCCGTGGAGGAGCACAAGAGCGTCATCATGCATCTGCTGTCACAAGTTCGTTTGGGCATGGACCTCACAAAG GTGGTCCTGCCAACCTTCATCCTAGAGAGGAGATCTTTGTTAGAAATGTACGCAGACTTCTTTGCACATCCCGACTTATTTGTAAG TATCGCTGAGCAGGAGGAGCCCCGGGACCGCATGGTTCAGGTGGTGAAATGGTACCTGTCTGCCTTCCACGCAGGGAGGAAAGGCTCAGTGGCCAAGAAACCTTACAATCCAATCCTGGGAGAAGTTTTCTACTGCCACTGGGATCTGcccacagaggcagaggagctCCCCCCACCCACG GAGACAATATCAGAGGGTCCAGTTCCCTGGTCTTCATCCAACAGCGTGTGTTTTGTGGCAGAGCAGGTCTCTCACCACCCGCCCA TTTCTGCATTTTACGCAGAGTGTTTAAATAAGAAGATCCAGTTCAACGCTCACATCTGGACTAAGTCAAAGTTCTTAGGCATGTCCATAGGTGTCCACAACATCGGCCAAG gCTGTGTATCATGTTTGGAGCATGATGAACATTACATCCTCAACTTCCCTAATGGATacggcag GTCGATCCTGACCGTGCCGTGGGTGGAGCTGGGCGGGGAGTGCAACATCTCCTGCTCCAAGTCGGGCTACAGTGCAAACATAGTGTTCCACACCAAACCCTTCTACGGAGGGAAGAAGCACAGGATCACTGCTGAGATTTT TGCACCTAATGATAAGAAGTCTTACTGCTCCATTGAAGGGGAGTGGAATGGAGTGATGTACGCCAAGTGGGCGTCTGGA GAGAACACAGTGTTCATCGACACTAGGAGGATAGGTATCATcaagaagaaagtgagaaagcTGGAAGACCAGCTTGATTACGAGTCCAGAAG ATTGTGGAGAGACGTGACGCTGAACCTGAAGCTGAAAGACATCGATTCAGCGACAGACGCCAAACATCGGTTGGAGGAGAAACAGCGAGCTGAAGCacgagagaggaaggagaacgAGCAGCAGTGGGAGACGAGG ctatTCCACGAGGACGGCGAGTGCTGGGTCTACGACGAGCCTCTACTAAAGAGATTAGTCTCTCAGAGGCAATGA